From Phlebotomus papatasi isolate M1 unplaced genomic scaffold, Ppap_2.1 HiC_scaffold_174, whole genome shotgun sequence, a single genomic window includes:
- the LOC129808894 gene encoding uncharacterized protein LOC129808894, translating into MEPRKSTSQWIKNLKEWEYSLKSKYNRAKKNSRVVTEISNFEMRALSAFGMIRLKGNSEISNLYFPDASVTSRQSKTFSSTSSIASSSVAQEEPLSREADCFLSEMENSPEVTHQAEEPALSKKKSFKVSTESWEELAPPKKKSRSSQRDPDMADILNILSEQNIVNQKNAETAEKNAESLAIIANALKDVVGSFIGNRQTQN; encoded by the coding sequence ATGGAACCCAGGAAAAGCACCAGTCAGTGGATTAAGAACCTGAAAGAGTGGGAGTATTCCCTGAAATCAAAATACAATAGAGCGAAGAAAAACTCGCGGGTTGTTACAGAAATATCCAATTTTGAGATGAGGGCACTGTCAGCTTTCGGAATGATACGTTTGAAGGGAAATTCAGAAATATCAAATCTATATTTCCCAGATGCAAGTGTCACATCACGGCAAAGCAAAACTTTTTCAAGTACTTCGTCAATCGCATCTTCATCTGTTGCTCAAGAAGAACCCCTTTCTCGTGAAGCAGATTGTTTCTTGTCTGAGATGGAAAATTCTCCAGAAGTTACTCATCAAGCCGAAGAACCAGCTCTCtcaaagaaaaaatcttttaaagtgTCTACTGAATCCTGGGAGGAATTAGCTCCTCCGAAAAAGAAATCCCGATCTTCTCAACGTGATCCTGATATGGCCGATATATTGAATATTCTTTCTGAGCAAAACATAGTAAACCAGAAGAACGCTGAAACTGCTGAGAAAAACGCTGAAAGCTTGGCTATTATAGCTAATGCTCTGAAGGATGTGGTGGGATCATTCATCGGAAATCGTCAAACACAAAATTGA
- the LOC129808895 gene encoding uncharacterized protein LOC129808895 — protein MEEELLHVLRSTKELLKLQAKMSEDQHAEFMATLHQMNTSNDKRPELTIEALSGTIELFAYDPDNNVTFDIWFAKYEDIFREDAKALDDAGRTRLLLRRLDNIAHARYVNYILPSAPRDKKFDETVSVLRTIFGRGESLFGRRWKCLQMQKRESDDYTTYAATVNRACEDFQFSTVTPDYFKCLIYLLGLQGDVHKDVRTRLLNKLETEDISNLNLELMVTESKRLLCLKKDSARIESSVKQEPASVNKVHTKKPFKKDSPQKQKKTPSSPRWLCGAMHYVRECTFKNHTCSECGSKGHREGYCGLGESHKKNFKGKKQPQQRSQVNMVANAPSGRKYIAVTINNSPLSLLYDTGSDLTIISQENWIQLGSPPLTPTRDHPHDAQGNTIRLLDSLAFESVKGSGFQDFLMAYGVVKSKDDIPHPTTLSRDALDDVYSARWRAKYDKGDRFTARKLPSPTVRRACPSPPDNEGFNGE, from the exons ATGGAGGAAGAACTTTTGCATGTTTTGAGATCGACCAAGGAACTTCTCAAACTCCAAGCGAAAATGAGTGAGGATCAACATGCTGAGTTCATGGCTACCCTTCACCAGATGAACACTTCAAATGACAAACGCCCAGAGCTCACAATTGAAGCTCTTTCCGGCACAATTGAATTGTTCGCGTACGATCCAGACAACAATGTGACATTTGATATTTGGTTTGCCAAATATGAGGATATTTTCCGTGAGGATGCGAAGGCTCTGGACGACGCTGGACGTACAAGATTGTTACTCAGGCGTTTGGACAACATTGCTCATGCAAGGTATGTCAATTACATTTTACCGTCTGCGCCCCGTGACAAAAAGTTCGACGAGACAGTCAGTGTTTTACGCACGATTTTCGGCCGAGGTGAAAGTCTCTTTGGAAGGAGATGGAAGTGCCTTCAAATGCAAAAACGTGAATCGGACGATTATACAACATATGCTGCCACTGTCAATAGAGCTTGTGAGGATTTCCAGTTCTCAACAGTCACGCCAGACTATTTCAAATGCTTGATATACCTACTCGGGCTTCAAGGCGATGTTCATAAAGATGTGCGTACACGACTTCTGAACAAGTTAGAGACCGAGGATATTTCTAACCTGAACCTGGAGCTCATGGTCACGGAATCAAAACGCCTTCTGTGCCTCAAGAAGGATAGTGCCCGAATTGAGTCATCCGTCAAACAGGAGCCTGCCTCCGTCAACAAGGTTCATACAAAGAAGCCTTTCAAAAAGGATTCTCCGCAGAAGCAGAAGAAGACACCCAGCTCTCCGCGCTGGTTATGCGGAGCAATGCACTACGTGCGTGAATGCACATTTAAAAATCACACTTGCTCAGAGTGTGGTTCCAAGGGGCATCGTGAGGGGTACTGCGGCCTTGGTGAGAGCCATAAGAAGAATTTTAAGGGTAAGAAGCAGCCTCAACAGCGATCTCAAGTCAATATGGTAGCCAACGCACCCTCTGGACGGAAGTATATCGCCGTCACAATCAACAATTCTCCGCTTTCTCTCCTGTATGATACAGGATCGGATCTGACGATCATCTCTCAAGAAAACTGGATACAACTTGGATCACCACCACTCACCCCAACTCGAGATCATCCTCATGATGCTCAGGGAAACACCATTCGTCTTCTGG ACTCATTGGCATTTGAAAGCGTCAAGGGAagtggatttcaggattttctGATGGCATATGGTGTTGTCAAATCCAAAGATGACATCCCTCATCCAACTACACTCTCCAGAGATGCTTTGGATGATGTTTACAGTGCT CGATGGCGCGCGAAATATGATAAGGGCGATAGATTTACTGCCAGAAAATTGCCGTCGCCAACAGTGCGTCGCGCATGCCCTTCACCGCCTGATAATGAAGGATTTAATGGAGAATGA